The window CAGAAGGCGCTCCGAGGCGCTAAGGTAGCCCCAGCCTCCCTGAGCCAGCGGTTCCTGCACTACTGCCACAGACACCACCTTGACAGAGGCTATCtcaaaggccaagatggatgACGAGCATCCTTAACTTGACTGGGATGGCCATGCACGGGCGGGCATGCTAACAGCATGTTCAATGCCAGCCTCAGTGCAACAGTACCTTGGGCACAGAGGCCAAATGCTTCCAACTAAGCCAGTGTCAGAGAGACCTGTGTCAAGTCCCAGTGAGAGAGTTCACCTCTGCCCACTGTACCCCACGTAGGAACACAACCAAGGACATGCCAGTCATGCATGCCAGTTGGGCACAGCCATGCTCTCCTTGTGGAAGCCCATGAGGCTCAGGCAGGCTGGCCACTCCCTGCCTGGGCAGTCACGGGAGTCTGACCTGCACATGTGCCATCTGGGAAGGGCTGAGCACCAAGAACAGAGCTTCAAGTCCTCTGCAGGGACCtgggtgtgcagcagcaggagccacagccacagccacagcagacTCAAGACTTGGCAGTTTTCTCCACTTATGTCAATCTTTCTACACTTAATGCCTCAATTTTAGATGgtccttcctccaggaagcctttctTAGTGCCCTAAAGTTACTGCAAACCTGGGTTCCCCAAATCCTACCTACTTCCTTCCCCCATCAGCAATGGCCCTCCCCACAGGTCACCATTCCCATGATCTCTCCCCAAGCCTTAGGATCCTGAGAGCAGAGGTCATCTCAGCCTCAGTGCAGTGCCtggcccaaagctgggaggcaAGGAGCAAGTGCAGAATGTTCCCAGCACATCAGAAAAGGAGCaaagatgggcccggcggtgcggcctagcaactaaagtcctcgccttgaaagccccgggatcccatatgggcgccggttctaatcccggcagctccacttcccatccagctccctgcttgtggcctgggaaagcagtggaggacggcccaatgctttgggaccctgcacccgcgtgggagacccggaagaggttccaggttcccggcatcagatcggcgcagcaccggctgttgcggctcacttggggagtgaatcatcggatggaagatcttcctctctgtctctcctcctctctctctatatctgactttgtaattaaaaaaaaaaaaaaagaaagaaaagaaaaggagcaaagggagggaggctggtatgatgactcaactggctggTCCTTTGCCTGCTAGCAGCCATGCAAGTGCTTGTTGGTGTCCCActtctgcacttcccatccagctccctgcttgtgacctggggaagcagcgatGGACAGAACAAAAccgtggacccctgcacctgtgtgggacacccggaggaggctcctggctcctgaatcagctcagctgtggatgttgtagccacttagagagtaagctagtggacagaagatcgttctgtgtctccttctcttggtagatctgactttctaagaaaaagttaaaaaatgcttaaaaagagagaggagaaaatgaaTAAGGGGCCAGTAGCATGGCACAGCAAGTTTAACCCCAACACTGTGTCAGATTGCCAGTTCCAGCCTCAGCTACTGTGCTTCATACGCagcctcctgccaatgtgcctggccACACAGCAGCACGTGGCCCACgtgctgggctccctgcccccatgtgggagaccagcagggagtcctggctcccagcctcatccCTTCAACTGTTGTGGCCTTATATCTGCCTCCCTGTTggttactctgcatttcaaataaacaaagttttTTACCAAACTGAGGCTTCTCCCCACTGATCCGACAACCACCTGAGCACTGTGCCTCAAGAAAGctgcagaggcagggagggagggaggaagacccgaggccagcagagagaaaggccttctcCTGGCAGAACTCAGCCCTTTAAAACGGGGGCGGGGCCAAGAGCCGTCCGAGCTGTTGAAGGTCAGAGCTGCAGGGTCCTTGGGAACTTGAAGTTCCTACCCCCCGCCCCCCCGAACGCGGCGCAAAGTGGAcccagaaagagaaggggaggggtcacgggcCAGGGATCACCGCTGCCAGTTGCCACAAGCAGTGGTGGCTCGCCGCTACAGACCTCTGGTCTGGTCGAGAGAGAAGAACGCAGTGTGGACAACCGCGAACCCAAAGGAGAAGTGAGACAGCCCAACTCCACCGCCGCCAGCCCCAGAAACCCTAGCTGTGTGCCATTCCAGCGCTGTCTGCTTAGACGTTACTGACAAAGAGCGACTGTCCTCCGCCGGCACAGGTGGCAAAGCATACCGGAGGCAAAGCCTGAGTAGGAACTGAGTCCCGCCACGGGATCCCCAGGGCAGGCCGCAACTCAAGAGAAGGCCCGAGAGCACTCTCGCCAAAGCCCCAGGGAAGCGCCGCAGCCCACCGCACAAATTCGTGGGGGTCACGGACCACAGCCAACTTCGGCCAGTCCCCAGACGCACGATTACGCGTACACTCCAAACACCTCCCGCCCCCTCACTCCCACACACGGAGACAGCACAGGCGGCCAATCAACCGCGGCCCACAGAGCTCTCCCCGCCCCGTAGCGGGGCCCGCATCCAATCGAACACCGGGCTACTCTAGGAGCCTCTATACCCAGCCCGAGCCCAAGGGCATGCGAAGCCCCAGTGGCGGACTTTGAAGCTGTCCCGCGAGCTGCAACGTCCGCCCTGCTCCTCACCTCCCGAGGACGGCTGAGGGAAATCGGCTTGAACACCGCCTTTGCAGCGGCGCCTGCGGCCGTCACCAACTTGAGCGCCATGATGGAAAGTCAGAGCCGCGGCAGGTTCCAACGATTAAGCCGGCGCTATCGCGAGACTTCGGCAGCTAGCGGCCGGTCTGCACTGCGCACGCGCGCGGCCTCACCGCTTTCCCACAGCCCCTTTCGCGTGGTAGAGCGGTTGCCGCCGGCGCTGGCGCCATCTTAGGAGGGGGCGCGACCCGCTGGGCTGCTGGCTCGGGGAGGGGACACGTCAGTACCGCCGACAACGTCACGGAACCCAGCCCTACCCACCCGCGCACCATTGGCTCCCGTGGCCGCTGACGCGTCGCGCTTCCTCGTCTGGCCCGCGTGTTCGGGAACGCTCGTTCTCCGCCCCGCCCCCCGTCGACTAAGAAGAGGCCATGGCGGCGATGGCATCTCTCGGCGCCCTGGCGCTCCTCCTGCTGTCCGGCCTGTCCTGCTGCTCAGGTAGCGGCCTAGCCGGAGCGAATTGCCGGTGAACCTCTGACCCGCCGCTGGTGgtgctggggggagggagggtaCGGGCGAAGCGAGGGGCTGGCCCTTCCCGGGGTCCACCGTTAGGGAGCGGGCCTTGCCCCGACAGGCAGATCACCTCGGGGCACCGTGACCCAAGTGCTGCAAACACGTTTGCCCGGCAGCCTGGCTGCTTGTCCTAACGCTTCAAAGCTTCCGCTGGGGAGCCGAGGTGCCCAGGTCCAGGAGGGAAGGTAACacaagtccctgccacctgctggcctcgGAGGGCACGGAGGTCGGCCAGGAGCCGCCCGGGCCACTGCGGAGCGGACCACAGAGCTGCAGTGCGGGGGTGAGGAAGGTAAGAGGTTTCCACAGGCCAGTAGGCGCCTGCGGCAAAAGACCTGGGCTTTCCAGAAGGCCCCGTCGTGTCCACACCCGGGGTCTCGCCGACTTAGCGCCAAGAGACAGGCTTGAGGACATCCTGGAGTCCCCTGTTGGAGCAGCCGGCACCAGCTCTTGCACCTGCGTCCGCAGCCTTCAGCATTTTCCTgccctgaagccaggggctccatGGGAAGAGGCCCAGTTAAACGACAGCACACCCCTGTACTGCCAGGCCCGACACTGTGGCCGGCCTGTTTCCAGTGTGCCCTACCTGGGTggcagcttcatttcctctgagtCCCCAGGTGGCCTCGGCAAGGGCTGTTGAATGGCCTGAGATGAGGAGTCCCgtaccccccaccacacacacacacacacactcactcccaaGCTCATTGTGGCACGAGAAGCAGCCTGCAGAGGCGGGCCCGGGCAagtgtgggaggcagggccaaGGCTGGCCCCTGGGCCCGGGCTGCAGCACGGTCAAGTACCCCTTGCCTCCTCCCTGCAGCAGAGGCCTGCGTGGAGCCGCAGATCACCCCCTCCTATTACACCACCTCCGACGCCGTCATTGCCACGGAGACCGTCTTCATCGTGGAGATCTCCCTCGCGTGCAAGAACAGGGTCCAGGTGGGGCAGTGCACAGGAGAGGGGGCAGGGCCATGGGCACCTCCTGCTCAGCTTTGGGGCTGTGGGGGGGGGGCCCAAAGTGGCCTCCAGGCTCTTGTTCCCTTTGGCTGCTGCTCACCAGAAGGCATGCCTGTGTGTTTCTGGCCTTAGGCCCTGACTTGCATGCCTTGATTGGTAACGCTGGCCACAGCACATTCCTTGCAGTGTGGTCCCCAGGGCACATAGAGGGACACGGATGATCCCAGTGCCTGTTGCTCTCCCAACATGGCTCATTTGGGGTAGACTTACCCGTGTCATGCCTGTGCCCTCAAGAGGAGACGGTGACAGTCCCATTGTCCTGTCACCTAGAACATGGCTCTCTACGCTGATGTCAGTGGGAAGCAGTTCCCCGTCACCCGCGGCCAGGACGTGGGGCGTTACCAGGTAAGGGAGACCGCTCTGCGGTTGCTGGGCGATGCCGCTAGACCACTGGAAGCCTGGGGTGGTGCCCCTGGACAACATCAGCAGTGAGGACTTGGGGGACAGATGCTCAGAACAGAGCTCCCCTCACAGGTGCACCGTGCCCCCCCCCCAGGTgtcctggagcctggatcacaAGAGTGCTCACGCGGGTACCTACGAAGTCAGATTCTTTGATGAGGAGTCCTACAGCCTCCTGAGAAAGGTGATGAATGCCCAGGGCCTCTGCCCTATGCCTGCCCACCCCCCCGCCACTGTCTCCTGTGTGTTGGGCCCTCGCTGCCACCCAGCAAGGCCACAGCACCTTCCCATGCTCCTGCACACCCatgcccactccccacccctgtgCCTCCCTCTCCTAACCTGGGCACCCTGACCCCAACCTGTCCTTTCCAGGCTCAGAGAAACAACGAAGACGTGTCTGTCATCTCGCCTCTGTTCACAGTCCATGTGGACCACAGGGTGAGTGGGCAGCTGAGGCAGGCTGGCCAGGGCCGGCTGCTGCGTCGGGCTGCCCAGTCTGAACTGGCTTTTGATGTCCTGTCCTTGCAGGGCACTTGGAACGGGCCCTGGGTCTCCACTGAGGTGCTGGCTGCGGGCATCGGCCTTGTGCTCTACTACCTGGCCTTCAGCGCCAAGACCCACATCCAGGCGTGAAGGCAGCGGTGTCCTTGAGCAATAAACTCAGTGCTCCTAGTTTGTGTTGCTGCGCTTGTCCCCCTCTGGGAGATGGGGGTGGCCTCGATCCTGATCTCCCCTCCCACATTCCCTGTGGTTGGCCCCCAGGACGCTGTCCTTCCCACCACACCCTCCCTACGCCGGTGCTGGCCTCATCTGCACAGGTGGCACGAGCCACACTGTTGCTTCCATGCCCTGCTGGTTCATGGTAGCTCCGTGCTCCTCCTCTGGGTGCGGTCTGGCACGGATTGTTCAGGAACCGCCACCTGGCTCTCCCCGTTTCCACAGCCTGCAGGGCACAATGGCAGGGGTAAAGGCCCTGGGTCTACATCTCCAGTAAGCCCTTTCAAACTAACTTCTCAAGCTGGTTTGCTCAGCTAGGCCATAACCATGCCTTACTAAGGaggcactgggcccagcagccaTGCCCAGGTACCCAGTGAGAAAGACAGGAAGGCTGTGCACCCACTGGAAGGATTGGTGCTTCAGTGCCGGAGGCCTCTTCCCCGGTTCCCCAGGCAAAGCCCCATCTTTGCCAACTTAGGGTTAGTGGAGCAGGGGTCGGGCCAGTGAGAGGAGTCCTTATATAGTGCGGTGGGCACGGTGGAGTGGGTCAGGTGGCAAGTGCCCGCAATGCCATGTTGCTTATTCTGGCCGCACTGAGAAGGGGGGATGGGGCTCCTATGCTCTTTGTCCTACTTCTTGGGAGGAGGAGTGTGTACCTCCAGCTCACTCCAGGAGGGCTCCCAGGAGACAGCTGGCCTTAACCTGGGGTCTGGATACTACCTGCCTCTGGGGTGCCCCTTGCTTGCCAGCAGCAGGACTGGACAACATCTGGGTGTTGagcggctgctctgtttcctcatTCTCGCCTGTCTCACTCTGGTTCCCCCTCCAGCTCTCGCCATGGGAATTGTCTTACTGCCTGGACTGGCGCCCTGGCCGCCCTATACCTGGGATTTGCCCGGCTTGCTTGCTAGCAGCGCCTTAGGCACAGTGTTGTTCCAGTGCTCTGTGATAAAGGTGGGGTGGGACCCATTCCCCTCATGGAGGCAGATCTCTGCCATCCCCCATGTGGACACTGCCCAAAAGCTGGGCCACACCCTGAAATGACAAATGACACTGGTACtactcctgcccccaccccaaactCGCATCTCCATCCCTCCCCCCAAATGCTGAGAATGAAGAGGCAGGGAGGCCGTGGCTCGTGGAGTAAAAAAGCAGCTTGGTTTATTCTGCAGCTACAGGAGAGGCAGGGCTCTCTGCCTCCAGTCTGGGAGCCTGGGGGGGTTCCCTTCGTAGCTGGCCCTGTAGCCTGGACTCTTGTCCGAGGCTCACGCAGCCTCGGAACAGCTGAGCACCCTGTTCTCACTCCACATGCTGCTAGGCACACAGCCCCGGGCTTGGTGCTCCCAAGACTGAGCACTGCACCTGCCCCCAGAGTGGAGGCCACCATTCCTTACCCATCCTCCcacattccctcccctccctcccctcccaccctcagccctccctctcttcctccccccacctccttcccagCCAACACCTTTACTGGGCAGCCTGAGGGAGCTGCCAGCCCCCAGGGTGGGCCCACACAACAGGGGGGGAACTTAAAACAAGCACTGAAAGGGAGAAATACAAATTGGGGTTGCCTTTGTCCACAAATCGCTGCGGCTTCCAGCAGGGGGCG is drawn from Ochotona princeps isolate mOchPri1 chromosome X, mOchPri1.hap1, whole genome shotgun sequence and contains these coding sequences:
- the SSR4 gene encoding translocon-associated protein subunit delta isoform X2, translated to MAAMASLGALALLLLSGLSCCSEACVEPQITPSYYTTSDAVIATETVFIVEISLACKNRVQNMALYADVSGKQFPVTRGQDVGRYQVSWSLDHKSAHAGTYEVRFFDEESYSLLRKAQRNNEDVSVISPLFTVHVDHRGTWNGPWVSTEVLAAGIGLVLYYLAFSAKTHIQA
- the SSR4 gene encoding translocon-associated protein subunit delta isoform X1, with protein sequence MAAMASLGALALLLLSGLSCCSAEACVEPQITPSYYTTSDAVIATETVFIVEISLACKNRVQNMALYADVSGKQFPVTRGQDVGRYQVSWSLDHKSAHAGTYEVRFFDEESYSLLRKAQRNNEDVSVISPLFTVHVDHRGTWNGPWVSTEVLAAGIGLVLYYLAFSAKTHIQA